The nucleotide sequence TCAACTCTAACATAACCTTTCAGCTCAAACTTATTCCAAATTTCTAAAGTTGTTTTTTTAAGTTCATTTAGTAGTTTCTCATCATTCTTATTAAAATCAAAATTCCTAACAGTGTTATGATACTCAAAAGTATCTTCATTCCATTTTGCATCATAGCTAATAATTTTTGGTTTATCTTTTGGGTAATTTTCGAATCTAATTTCCGCAATCGGCAAAACTAAAGGACCATCTTTGGTTTCGATAACAGATATATTAAATTCTCTGCCGTCAATAAATTCTTCAACGAAACACTCACCATATTTTTCAGTTCTTTTATTTAGTTCATCTTTTAATTTTTCTATAGCATATATTATGGATGAGTCATCAAGTCCGACTGAAGCATCAACGTTAACAGGTTTAATAATACATGGCACAGAAAAAGAAATCGCATTAAAAGTATTTTTTGTTGAAAACCATTTTGGCGTTAAGATATTATATTGATCGAACAGTTTTTTTGTTAAAACTTTATTTGTTGTAATAAACAGAGATTGACTTGTTCCGCCCGTAAAAGACACATTTTTACTTTCCAGAATTTGAGGAATAAAATGCATATAAGCTTCAGTTCCATTTAGAGCTTCAACCAAATTAAAAACCATATCAGGATTTATATCTTCTATTTGTTTTTTGAACAAATTTAAATTAAGATCAGCTCCAAATTCAATTACAGAATGGTTTAATTCAATTAAAGATTTTTTAACAGCTTCAACTTGAGTTAGAACATCTAAATCATCTGCTGAATTTTTATCTGTGGGAAGGTTGTAAACAATTATGATTTTCATCAAATTATAGAAATTATTTTTTCAATCTTTCACTTGCGCTTTCAACTATCCATTCTATCAATGTTTTATATTGGATATTTTTCATATTACAAATAATGGGCAAGTCGGAATGAGTCGGATGAATACCCGCAAGCGGATTCAATTCAATTATATTTGGAATTCCGTTTCTATCAACTCGAATATCAATTCTACCCGCGTCTCTGCAGCCTAAACCCTTCCAAGCCGCCAAAGCAAATTTCTCTGCTTTCTTTACAACTGAATCCTTAACAATCTTATACTCAATTTTCCCTATCCATTCATCTTTATTCGCGTATGAATAAACATCAGGTTCGGCATTTTCTAATAATATAACTTCCATTGATCCAATAACTTTAGCTTTTTCACCGGTTCCAATAATTCCTGTTGTAAATTCTCGTCCGGGTAAAAATTCTTCAACTAAAACCGGCTGTTTAAAAGTTCTAATTAAATATTCACAAACCTCAAAAAGCTCTTTTTTATTTCTAATTTTGGATTTGGCTGTTATACCTTTTCCAGTACCTTCGGCATTAG is from Ignavibacteriota bacterium and encodes:
- a CDS encoding ATP-grasp domain-containing protein; amino-acid sequence: MKIIIVYNLPTDKNSADDLDVLTQVEAVKKSLIELNHSVIEFGADLNLNLFKKQIEDINPDMVFNLVEALNGTEAYMHFIPQILESKNVSFTGGTSQSLFITTNKVLTKKLFDQYNILTPKWFSTKNTFNAISFSVPCIIKPVNVDASVGLDDSSIIYAIEKLKDELNKRTEKYGECFVEEFIDGREFNISVIETKDGPLVLPIAEIRFENYPKDKPKIISYDAKWNEDTFEYHNTVRNFDFNKNDEKLLNELKKTTLEIWNKFELKGYVRVDYRVDENENIFALEINVNPCISPDSGFFAACEKYGWNYTKMVEAILSFAT